The following coding sequences lie in one Arachis stenosperma cultivar V10309 chromosome 5, arast.V10309.gnm1.PFL2, whole genome shotgun sequence genomic window:
- the LOC130980189 gene encoding protein CONSERVED IN THE GREEN LINEAGE AND DIATOMS 27, chloroplastic yields the protein MLKLNLHCSLLPIPNARQVRPGSSYGSLIIHNHKISSFSRRVSIKVKAIKDEMDGEASGSSGRSWDPGLEIEVPFEQRPVNEYSSLKDGILYSWGELGPGSFFLRLGGLWLVVFTVLGVPVAAASFNPSREPLRFILAAGTGSLFIVSLIVLRIYLGWSYVGDRLLSAVIPYEESGWYDGQMWAKPPEILARDRLLGSYKVKPVVQLLKQTLVGTGALLVTGVMLFIFATPVQDFFQTTFTTVGKKSTAQAPKVNTKYNLRKEELLKLPVEVMADDDLAAAAAEAADGRPVYCRDRYYRALAGGQYCKWEDLLKD from the exons ATGCTTAAACTAAATCTTCACTGCTCTCTACTTCCAATTCCAAATGCAAGACAAGTCAGACCAGGAAGCAGCTATGGCTCGTTGATTATTCAtaatcacaaaatttcaagcttTTCTCGTCGGGTTTCCATCAAGGTCAAAGCCATAAAAGATGAGATGGATGGGGAAGCAAGTGGCTCTTCTGGACGTAGCTGGGATCCTGGCTTGGAAATTGAGGTCCCTTTTGAGCAGAGACCG GTGAATGAGTACTCTTCTCTGAAGGATGGAATCCTGTATTCATGGGGTGAACTGGGTCCAGGATCCTTCTTTCTTCGCCTTGGAGGCCTCTGGTTGGTAGTATTCACAGTTCTTGGAGTGCCAGTTGCAGCTGCAAGCTTTAATCCTTCAAGA GAGCCTCTAAGATTCATACTTGCTGCTGGAACAGGATCACTTTTCATTGTATCTTTGATTGTCTTGAGGATTTACCTG GGATGGAGTTATGTTGGAGATAGACTTCTATCTGCGGTCATTCCGTATGAAGAAAGTGGATGGTATGATGGACAGATGTGGGCCAAGCCACCTGAG ATCCTAGCTCGTGATAGATTGTTGGGCTCTTACAAG GTTAAACCAGTTGTTCAACTGCTCAAGCAAACTCTAGTTGGAACAGGAGCATTACTTGTTACTGGAGTTATGCTATTTATCTTTGCTACACCAGTGCAGGACTTTTTCCAAACTACCTTTACCACGGTAGGAAAGAAATCAACCGCACAAGCTCCCAAAGTTAACACAAAGTATAACTTAAG AAAGGAGGAGTTGCTTAAATTGCCTGTAGAGGTGATGGCTGATGATGATCTCGCAGCAGCTGCTGCAGAGGCTGCTGATGGAAGACCAGTCTATTGCAGGGATAGATATTACCGAGCATTAGCAGGAGGCCAGTATTGCAAATGGGAGGATCTGCTCAAGGATTAA